In Janthinobacterium agaricidamnosum NBRC 102515 = DSM 9628, the DNA window TCGATGCCGCCATCCAAGAACCTATCCCGGCAGAGAATACAGCGCCTGCTGACGGCCACTCAGCAGCCATCCGGCGACGCTCCCTGCCGGGATGGGTGCTAAGAGCCTATCCCAGTAGATGAATACGCCCTGTTCTGGCGCTCCTCAGGAACGGGGACTGCGTTGATCGTCGTCGCGTGGCCCGCCACGCGTCCTCCTCACGCCTGGTCCGCGCTCCCGATGCGCGGCCAGAACAAGACGCTCACTACTGGGATAGGCTCTAAGCCGCCTGCCACACATGGCGCGGCAAATCAAAATGCATGGCGGCCCATAGCCCGACCGCGCTTTCCGCAAACAAGGTGCCGCCATGGCGTTCGATGACGCCGTAACTGATACTCAGCCCCAAGCCCAGGCCCTGCCCCACTTCACGGGTGGTAAAGAACGGTTCGAATACCCGCGCCAGGTTTTCCGGCGCGATGCCGGGGCCGTTATCGCGCACGGTGACACGCAGCCGGTCGCCGTCCCAGCGCGCCGTCACGTCGATTTCAAACGGCGGCTTGTTGCCTTTGCGCATAGACAGTACCGCATTGCCCAGCAAATTGATCAGCACGCCGACAATCGCCGCCTCGTCGCCGCGCACCACGGTATCGTCCGGCAAATCGCGGCGTATCGTCACATACTTGATTTCATGGCCGACCAGCCGCGCCGCCGAATCCAGCGCGCGCGCCAACGCAAAATGCGCACCGGCAAGCTGGTTGCCGCTTTTCCGGTAAGCAAAGGTTTTCAAGTCGGACACGATGTGCTGCACCCGCAACATGCCTTCCTTGGCGTCGGTCAGGCATTCGGTCAGCAAGGGACTATTCTTGGCGGCCGGATCTTCAATCGCCACTTCGATAGCCATCATGCAATAGTTCACCGGATTATTGACTTCATGTAGCAAACCGGCCGCCAAGGTGCCGATCGCCACCATTTTCTCTTGCTGCAACATCTGGCCCTTGATATCGGCCAAGTCTTTATTCGTGATTTCGAGCTGGCTGTTTTTTTCCGCCACTTCCGCCTTCAACTGAAATAGCATAAAACGGGCCCGTTCGTTGAAGTAGGTAAACACCGCGCTGACCGTCGCCGACATGACCAGGAACAGCGAATTGACGATAAACGATGCGTGCGGTTCCAGGCCGCTGGGATGGCTCAAGCAGGCGATCACATACAGCAAATAGGAAATTGCGCCGAACACCAGGTTTTGCCACAGGCCGAAGGCCAGCACGATGCCGGATGAATAAATCGCCAGCGACAGGCCGACATAATAAATCGACGCCGCCCCTTCGGTAACGCTGATCATCCAGGCAATCATGACCTGCGGCGCCAGCAGCCATGCAAAGGTCAGCCACTGGATGCGGTTGAGCGCCCAGCGCGTGCGCATCAGCAAGATCACGCCAAACACCGCCGCCGCCGCCAGCATGCGCGCGCCGGCGAAACCGGCTTGCATTTGCGGGTACAAGGCGTAATCGAGCATCACGCCCAATAAAATCAGGACGATACAGGTGTACGCGGCGCCCCGGCTGAATTCGCGGCGGAAATCGCGCAGCACCGCCGCATAACCGGCGTGCATGGCTTGTGTCATGAGGGCACCTCGAAAAACCTGCCGCGCAGCCCACTTCCGGGCCTGCGTTGCTCGCTGACCCGGCATCCCGCTACCTGCCGTGCGGCTGCGCCGCCCGGCCCGGCATTGGGCTTGCTCGTAACGGTTTTCCGACTTGCCCATGAGACGCGGCCAGCCATCAATGAATACTCATTTCGGCAAACAGGTTGACCCCGGTTGCGTCGACATAGACTTTGCGCTGCCTGGCTTGCTCGGGCAGCAAGGCTTCGATACCGGCTTCATCGCGATAAATCAAATGCCACTCCAATAAATGCTCCATGCCAAACCGGCTCGGATTGACGGAATGGACATTGGTAACGAATAGCCGGCCACCGGGACGCACCCGCGACGCAAAATGCGTCATCAGCCGGGCGCAAACCTTGTCCGACAAATAATCGAACAGGCCGGCGCAATACACGGCGTCGTAACTGCCGGCCTGGTCCTGGTTCTGATCCTGGGCCTGATTCTGCGCCTGCTCCGGGAGCGCGCCATTGCGCCGCTTGAGCAGATTGTGCACCGAATCCTGGACATAGTCGATCTGTACCGGCTTGCCATTGCTTTCCATGATGGACGCCAGACGGTCGCGGGTCCAGTCCAGTGTTTCAGCGCTGAAATCGAGCAATTCAAACGATAGCGCACCGGGATCGGGATAGGTTTGCATGAAACGCTGGATTTCGATGGCCGGCCCGCAAGCGACGTTCAGGATGCGGAATGTCCGCCCGGCGGCGCGCGCCTGGTCGGCGCACTGCTTCAGGAAGTCGACCAGGATATCGATGCGGTTGCGGTGCGCAATGGCGACCGCGGCTTGCAGGAATACCGCGTTGACGATCTGAAAATACGTACTCGGCCCCTGGCGCGGATCATCCATCAACTGGTTCACCATTTGATAATCACCGGCATAACCGAGCGGCTTGGTAAAGGTGCGGAACACGAACGGCGCGCGCATGATCAGCGGATGCAGCGCGGCCTGGGCGAAAGCGCGGTGCGCTGGTGCATGTTCCTGGTCGACTTGCGCCGCCTCGTATTCCAGCTTCCGCAAATAATCCTGGGTGCGCCGCATCAGCGGGGTCGCCAACTCATCGAACACATCGGCGCGCAAACGGCCATTTTCCTTCGGCAAGGAATCAGATATATCGACTTGTTCGACCCAGCGCGCCACTTCCGACAGATAGGCGCGCAAATCATTGACCACGATCTGGTAATCGCGGCGTATCAGGCGCCGTTCATTCCAGCCGTCGACAAAGTTGCTGGCTTCCTTGCCGATCTCGCCCTTGAGCAGCACCACGTTGCTCAATTCGCTCCAATCGTCGAGCAGGCCGACCGAAACGATCGCGGTCAGTCCGGTATTGACCATGCTGATCACCACCGCCTTGCCGACATAAGCATGCTTGGTACCGATGCGCACCGTCAACTCATTCAAGACTTCACTGACTTGCAGGATGGAGTAAGGGTTGTAAATTTCCATCACCAGGGAATTCTTTTGGAGATTGACAAGCGTGCCACGCACTGTTTCATTTTGCGTATTACGGAAACTGACCACCGGATCGATTTGCGATTGTGAATACACGATTGAACACTATCAAGTTGCCGGGCGGCAAGAATCAACCAAACCGCCGGCCAAGGTTAGCACCAGGGGAACCCATGCTGCGCTCGGCAAGCCTGTGATCCGCCGTCAATGCATCGAGAAGTATGCCTTTACCGAAACAGTGCGCGCCACCCTCCCCATCCTCGGGCAAGCAGCGGCCTCCGTTTTCCAGAGCCGGACTCTACCGTTTTGCTTTCTAGGCAAGTGTACTATGGATGTGGAATATTGGGCAATTGCTGGCCCTTTAACCTGATGACTCCAGTCAACTTTTTGGGAGGCCAGGTTCGTCAAGTGCATGCCCGGCGACAGGCAAATGGCGAGCGGGGGATTACCCGGTCCCCCGCTGCCGCGGTCCGAGCCTGCCAGGTTTGGCCGTATTCGGCGCGCTGTGGGTTGACGCCCACCTTCTTGAGGCTGTGGTCACCCGCTTGGTAATTCGCGCAAGCGTTCAGACTGGGCGCCGACCGGCATCGTACCCAGCGACAATCGTCAAGTACTGGTCTTGGGCATCATCTTGACGCACAGGTAAATCGAATACACCGCCGCCAGTCCGACCAGCACATAGATGATACGCGACGCCGTCGTCATGTCGCCCAGTATCCTGGCCACCAGGTCGATATTGAACAAGCCGACCAGCGCCCAGTTGAGTCCCCCGACAATCAACAGGATCAAGGCGACCCAGTCCAAGGCATTGATGCGCGAGCTTAACAAATCGCGCCTGACCACACCGTCCACTCCAGATTGAATATCCGCCATCTCGGTCTCCGATCATGAAATCTTGCGTTTGAATGAGCTGCGCCGCAGGCAATCGCCGGCACAGAATTCCAGTGTACGCAGACGGCATCGGATCGGCAGTCGGAGTCCGCTTTCTTTTGACTAGGACAAATCCTAAATAATTGATGAGGCTGCTTTTAAAACGGCCCATCCTCGCCGAATGACAATAAGGTTGACATGGGCAATAGATTGTCATCATAGTATACGTAACTTGTTACGGATATTATCACCATGAGTACTTTGCATAATTACGGCTCGCTGCTGCTGGCCAGCCGCCTGCGGCGCCTGTCGGACCAATTGTATGCCGGCGTCGACCTATCCTACCAAGCGGCCGGCGTGGCGCTGTCGTCGCGCTGCTTCCCCCTTCTATTTTTGCTACGCGATAACGGCCCGACCTCGATTACCGCGCTGGCGGCGCAAATCGGCCAAAGCCACCCTATCGTGGTGCAACTGGGGCGCAAGATGCTCGATGCCGGCGTGGTCACCGAAATGTCGTCGCCGACCGATGAGCGGCGCCGCCTGCTGGCCCTGTCCGACGAAGGCCGGGCGCTGATGCAAGGCATGCAGCCGCTGTGGGCCGATATCCAGGCCGCTATCGATGTGCTGCTGAGCAATAATACCGATGCCTTGCTGGCCACGCTGGGACGGGTCGAAAGCCAATTGCAAGCCAGCGCCTTTGCCGAACTGATCGCCGCCCGCAAGCGCGCGCGGGAACAGGCTGCGCTGGAAATCATCGACTTCCAGCCGGAGTATGCGGCCGATTTCAAGCGTCTCAACATCGAATGGCTGGAACGCTATTTTTATGTCGAAGCGATCGACGACCTGGTGCTGTCCGATCCGCAGACGTCGATCCTGGCGCCCGGCGGCGCGATTTTCCTGGCGCGGTTGCATGGCGCCATCGTCGGCACCTGCGCGCTGATCGATGCCGGTGACGGCAAGCTGGAATTATCGAAGATGGCCGTAACGCCGGCTTGCCAGGGTCTCGGTGTCGGCCGGCGCCTGCTGGAACGGGCGCTGGCCGCTTACCGGGCCAGTGGCGCCGCCCTGCTCTACCTGGAATCGAACAGCAAATTGCAGCCGGCGCTGGCCTTGTATGAAAGTGCCGGCTTCATGCATGCGCAACGGCCACCGTCCGAAGCGCACTATCAGCGCGCCAACGTGTATATGGAATGGCAGGAGTGAATCATGTAGGCTGCTGGCGGCAACGTTGCAAAAAACTGTGCAGCCGGGGCGACAAGATCTTGTGCACCTGGCGTATCAGGTAGAAAGTGCGCTGCAGTGGCGGCAACAGGGTGTCGAGCTCGGATAGATGAATACGCCCTCTTCTGGCGCTCCTCAGTAGCGGGGACTGCGTTGCTCGTCGTCGCGTGGCCCGCCACGCTTGCTCCTCACGCCTGGTCCGCGCTGCCGATACGCTGCCAGCAGACGACGCTCGCTACTGGCATAGGCTCTTATTGTGCTGCCGCCTGGGCCGGCACATCCATCTGCAAGGCGCGGGTCAGGAAACCCCAACGGTCCGCGACTTCCTCGATCTGCTTGCTGGTCGGCTTGCCGGCGCCATGGCCGGCCTTGACGTCGATGCGTATCAGCACCGGCGCCGCGCCGCCCTGCGCCGCTTGCGCAGCGGCGGCGAACTTGAAACTGTGGCCAGGCACGACGCGGTCGTCGTGGTCGGCCGTGGTGACCATCGTCGCCGGGTAGCACGAGCCCGGTTTCAAATTGTGCAGCGGCGAATATTTGAGCAAGGCCTTGAATTGGTCGGCATCGTCGGACGAGCCGTAGTCCGAGGTCCACGATCCGCCGACGGTGAATTTCTGGAAGCGCAACATGTCCATCACGCCCACTTGCGGAATGGCCGCGGCGAACAGTTCCGGACGCTGCGTCAGCGTCGCGCCAACCAGCAGGCCGCCATTGCTGCCGCCGCCGATCGCCAGTTTTTGCGGCGAGGTAACCTTGTTAGCGATCAGCCATTCCGCCGCGCCGATAAAATCGTCGAACACGTTTTGCTTGTTCAGCTTGGTGCCGGCCTGGTGCCACGCTTCGCCGTATTCACCGCCGCCGCGCAGGTTGGCAACGACGTAGACACCGCCCATTTCGACCCACGCCAGGTTGGCCACCGAGAAATTCGGCGTCAGCGAAATATTAAAGCCGCCATAGCCATACAGATAGGTCGGATTGCTGCCATCGAGCTTGATGCCTTTTTTCGAGACGATGAACATCGGCACCCTGGTACCGTCGCGGCTGGTGAAAAATTGCTGGCGCACATCAAACGCGGCCGGGTCGAAATCGACCTTCGGCTGACGGTAGATGCTGCTCTCGCCGGTTTTCATGTCGTAGCGGTAAATCGTCGCCGGCGTGGTGAAGCTGGCGTAGGAATAAAACGTCTCGCTGTCGCCGCGCTTGCCGTGGAAACCGCTGACCGTGCCCAGGCCCGGCAAGGCGATCTCACGCACCGGCTTGCCCGTCAAGTCGGCAACCTTGACCAGGCTGTGCGCGTCGCTCAGGTATTCCAGCACGAACTGGCGGTTCAGGGTGCTGGCCGAGACCAGCGTTTGTGCGCTTTCCGGCACCAGTTCCTTCCAGTTCGCTTGCCCCGGCTTGCGGATGTCGATCGCCACCACGCGCGATTTCGGCGCCTTGTTGTCGGTCATGAACCAGAACACCGGGCCGTCGTTGTCGATGAAGTTGTACGATGCATCGTAGGCGTCCAGCAAGCCCACGACCTTGCCGTCCTTCTGGCGCAAGTCCTTGATGAAGATCAGGTTTTTCGGCGACGTGTCGGGATGCGCGGTAATGACCAGGTAATGGCCGTCATCGCTGACCTGGCCGTTCAATTCCCATTCCTTGTGGTCCGGGCGGTCGTAGACCAGCACGTCGCTGCTTTGCGGCGTGCCGATTTTATGGAAATACAGTTTATGGAAATAGTTAACGTCGGCCAATTTGGTCGCTTCGTTCGGCTCGTCGTAGCGGCTGTAGAAAAAGCCGCTGCTGTCCTTCAGCCACGACGCGCCCGACGACTTGACCCATTCCAGCTTGTCGCTCAAATCCTTGCCGGTATCGATGTCGCGCACTTTCCACTGGTTCCAGTCGGAACCGGAGGCGGCCGTGCCGTAAGCCAGGTATTTGCCGTTCGGGCTCACTGCCGTGCCGGCCAGCGCCACGGTGCCGTCAGCCGCCAGCGTGTTCGGGTCGAGCAGCAGGCGCGGTTTGTCGGCCAGGCTTTTCAGGGTGTACAGCACGGACTGGTTTTGCAAACCGTCGTTGCGGCTGTAGAAATACCGACCGCTTTCCTTGTACGGCACGCTGTAGCGCTCGTAATTCCACAGCGTGGTCAGGCGCTGCCTGATGGCGCCGCGGGCCGGAATCTGGCCCAGGTACGATTGCGTCAGCTGGTTTTGCGCGACCACCCAGTCATGCGTTTCTGCACTATTGGCATCTTCCAGCCAGCGGTAAGGATCGGCTACCTGGGTGCCGAAATAATTGTCTTGCTGGTCGATTTTCTTGCTCACCGGATAAGTCACGGCCGGGCCGCCGGCCGGGCAGGTTTGCGCCAGCGCGGAAGCGCCGAACGCGGCCATCAGGCTGAACAGGATGGTTGCACTACGTAATTGCATGGGTCGTCCGTCTGTTTGTTTGTATGAGGGAATACAAATCATAGCGCGTATCATGACTTTTAAAGCATTGTTATCTTGAAGTACCGCCATTTTTTATTTGGCGGCTTCGGTTACCTCGTCGTCGGAGATTGCGGCGCCAACGATAATCGGCGAACGCCATTTGCCCAGCCAGCCCGACAATTGATCGGCCGGAATCGGCCGGCTCATGAAATAACCTTGCCCCTGGTCGCAGCCCAGCTCGGCCAGCAAGCGCCATACCGCTTCGCTTTCGATGCCTTCGGCCACCACCCGCAAGCCCATATTGTGCCCCAGGTCGATGGTCGAGCGGACGATCTTGGTATCGCCCTCGTCGTTTTCCATATTCAAGACAAACGATTTATCGATTTTCAATTCGTCGACCGGCAAGCGCTTCAGGTATGCCAGCGATGAATATCCGGTGCCGAAATCGTCGATCGACAAATCGACGCCCATCGCATGCAACCGCTCCAGCGTGGTCTGGGCGCGTACCGGGTCGTCCATGATCGCGCTTTCGGTGATTTCCAGGCAGAACGACGATGGCGCCAGATTGTGACGCAGCAAGATATCGGCAAACTTGGCCGGCAAGTCCTGGTCCAGCAAATCGCGGGTCGACAAATTCACCGAGATTTTGAGGAATACACCCTGCTGTATCAATTCCTGGCACAGCGCAGCCGATTTTTCCAGCACCCAGCGGGTCAGCACGCGAATAAAACCGGTCTGTTCGGCAAATGGAATGAATTCATCGGGGAAGACATTGCCGCGCTCCGGATGCACCCAGCGCACCAGCGCCTCGACCCCGACCACCTGGCCGCTGCCGAGCATGATC includes these proteins:
- a CDS encoding class I SAM-dependent methyltransferase, whose amino-acid sequence is MYSQSQIDPVVSFRNTQNETVRGTLVNLQKNSLVMEIYNPYSILQVSEVLNELTVRIGTKHAYVGKAVVISMVNTGLTAIVSVGLLDDWSELSNVVLLKGEIGKEASNFVDGWNERRLIRRDYQIVVNDLRAYLSEVARWVEQVDISDSLPKENGRLRADVFDELATPLMRRTQDYLRKLEYEAAQVDQEHAPAHRAFAQAALHPLIMRAPFVFRTFTKPLGYAGDYQMVNQLMDDPRQGPSTYFQIVNAVFLQAAVAIAHRNRIDILVDFLKQCADQARAAGRTFRILNVACGPAIEIQRFMQTYPDPGALSFELLDFSAETLDWTRDRLASIMESNGKPVQIDYVQDSVHNLLKRRNGALPEQAQNQAQDQNQDQAGSYDAVYCAGLFDYLSDKVCARLMTHFASRVRPGGRLFVTNVHSVNPSRFGMEHLLEWHLIYRDEAGIEALLPEQARQRKVYVDATGVNLFAEMSIH
- a CDS encoding sensor histidine kinase — translated: MTQAMHAGYAAVLRDFRREFSRGAAYTCIVLILLGVMLDYALYPQMQAGFAGARMLAAAAVFGVILLMRTRWALNRIQWLTFAWLLAPQVMIAWMISVTEGAASIYYVGLSLAIYSSGIVLAFGLWQNLVFGAISYLLYVIACLSHPSGLEPHASFIVNSLFLVMSATVSAVFTYFNERARFMLFQLKAEVAEKNSQLEITNKDLADIKGQMLQQEKMVAIGTLAAGLLHEVNNPVNYCMMAIEVAIEDPAAKNSPLLTECLTDAKEGMLRVQHIVSDLKTFAYRKSGNQLAGAHFALARALDSAARLVGHEIKYVTIRRDLPDDTVVRGDEAAIVGVLINLLGNAVLSMRKGNKPPFEIDVTARWDGDRLRVTVRDNGPGIAPENLARVFEPFFTTREVGQGLGLGLSISYGVIERHGGTLFAESAVGLWAAMHFDLPRHVWQAA
- a CDS encoding prolyl oligopeptidase family serine peptidase — its product is MQLRSATILFSLMAAFGASALAQTCPAGGPAVTYPVSKKIDQQDNYFGTQVADPYRWLEDANSAETHDWVVAQNQLTQSYLGQIPARGAIRQRLTTLWNYERYSVPYKESGRYFYSRNDGLQNQSVLYTLKSLADKPRLLLDPNTLAADGTVALAGTAVSPNGKYLAYGTAASGSDWNQWKVRDIDTGKDLSDKLEWVKSSGASWLKDSSGFFYSRYDEPNEATKLADVNYFHKLYFHKIGTPQSSDVLVYDRPDHKEWELNGQVSDDGHYLVITAHPDTSPKNLIFIKDLRQKDGKVVGLLDAYDASYNFIDNDGPVFWFMTDNKAPKSRVVAIDIRKPGQANWKELVPESAQTLVSASTLNRQFVLEYLSDAHSLVKVADLTGKPVREIALPGLGTVSGFHGKRGDSETFYSYASFTTPATIYRYDMKTGESSIYRQPKVDFDPAAFDVRQQFFTSRDGTRVPMFIVSKKGIKLDGSNPTYLYGYGGFNISLTPNFSVANLAWVEMGGVYVVANLRGGGEYGEAWHQAGTKLNKQNVFDDFIGAAEWLIANKVTSPQKLAIGGGSNGGLLVGATLTQRPELFAAAIPQVGVMDMLRFQKFTVGGSWTSDYGSSDDADQFKALLKYSPLHNLKPGSCYPATMVTTADHDDRVVPGHSFKFAAAAQAAQGGAAPVLIRIDVKAGHGAGKPTSKQIEEVADRWGFLTRALQMDVPAQAAAQ
- a CDS encoding bifunctional helix-turn-helix transcriptional regulator/GNAT family N-acetyltransferase is translated as MSTLHNYGSLLLASRLRRLSDQLYAGVDLSYQAAGVALSSRCFPLLFLLRDNGPTSITALAAQIGQSHPIVVQLGRKMLDAGVVTEMSSPTDERRRLLALSDEGRALMQGMQPLWADIQAAIDVLLSNNTDALLATLGRVESQLQASAFAELIAARKRAREQAALEIIDFQPEYAADFKRLNIEWLERYFYVEAIDDLVLSDPQTSILAPGGAIFLARLHGAIVGTCALIDAGDGKLELSKMAVTPACQGLGVGRRLLERALAAYRASGAALLYLESNSKLQPALALYESAGFMHAQRPPSEAHYQRANVYMEWQE
- a CDS encoding DUF378 domain-containing protein, translating into MADIQSGVDGVVRRDLLSSRINALDWVALILLIVGGLNWALVGLFNIDLVARILGDMTTASRIIYVLVGLAAVYSIYLCVKMMPKTST